A section of the Harmonia axyridis chromosome 2, icHarAxyr1.1, whole genome shotgun sequence genome encodes:
- the LOC123672324 gene encoding caltractin-like translates to MASSMTLVAGKQQSQVHNEKSEDGSKQKDKKKLREPKFLLSKQQKEDIKEAFDLFDTVGGGLVERDFLKVAFRALGIEPSRKDIRNLAALPLYLSYDEFVEQLQIKMTSEDEPSDVIKMFQIFDMNHCGKISYKELKEIAETLKEDVTDEELEEMLEEGDVSGDKKVEFAEFKTLLQRILIV, encoded by the coding sequence ATGGCAAGTAGCATGACATTGGTGGCAGGAAAACAACAAAGCCAAGTACATAATGAAAAAAGTGAAGATGGCTCAAAGCAGAAGGATAAAAAAAAGTTAAGAGAACCCAAATTTCTTCTTTCGAAACAGCAGAAGGAAGACATAAAAGAGGCGTTTGATTTATTTGACACTGTAGGTGGTGGATTGGTTGAAAGAGACTTCCTTAAAGTTGCATTCAGGGCATTAGGTATAGAGCCTAGCCGTAAAGATATCAGAAATCTTGCTGCATTACCACTTTACTTATCCTATGATGAATTTGTTGAACAACTTCAAATAAAGATGACTTCAGAGGATGAGCCAAGTGATGTGATAAAAATGTTCCAGATATTTGACATGAATCACTGTGGAAAAATATCTTAcaaagaattgaaagaaattgcAGAGACTTTGAAAGAGGATGTTACAGATGAAGAGCTAGAAGAAATGTTAGAAGAGGGAGATGTATCAGGAGATAAGAAAGTTGAATTTGCAGAGTTTAAAACACTGTTACAAAGAATATTGATAGTGTGA